In a single window of the Hoyosella subflava DQS3-9A1 genome:
- the fdxA gene encoding ferredoxin, with product MTYVIAEPCVDVLDKACIEECPVDCIYEGERMLYIHPDECVDCGACEPVCPVEAIFYEDDVPDEWDAYVAANVDFFDELGSPGGAAKVGQKPFDPPFIKELPPMNEE from the coding sequence GTGACGTACGTCATCGCAGAGCCGTGTGTCGATGTGCTGGACAAGGCATGCATTGAAGAATGCCCTGTCGACTGCATCTACGAAGGGGAGCGGATGCTCTACATCCACCCCGACGAGTGTGTGGACTGCGGCGCGTGCGAACCTGTCTGTCCGGTCGAAGCGATCTTCTATGAGGATGACGTTCCCGACGAATGGGACGCCTACGTGGCGGCCAACGTGGACTTCTTCGATGAGCTCGGTTCGCCCGGTGGCGCAGCGAAGGTGGGCCAGAAGCCGTTCGATCCACCGTTCATCAAAGAGCTCCCGCCGATGAACGAGGAGTGA